In Dioscorea cayenensis subsp. rotundata cultivar TDr96_F1 chromosome 13, TDr96_F1_v2_PseudoChromosome.rev07_lg8_w22 25.fasta, whole genome shotgun sequence, the sequence GGGCTAAGTTCTCTTTTGGGTCGATCAAACTGAAAAAATTGGCACTACTACATGAGATCGATGCGTTAGATATCTCTAAAAAGACTCTATGAATATCGGTTTCTGAATCTAGACAGGAGTTGATCCTTTTGGATAGGCTAGAAGAGATCCGGaaacaagaagagatttattggaGACAAAGATCAAGGCTGCAGTGGCTTAGGGAGGATGATGAAAATGCCAAATTCTTTCATGCTGTTGCGAATGGGCAGAAAAATAGGAACTTCATTCCTTGCTTACATCACGAGGGTGCTGCTTTGTCTAATTCCAAGGATATCGGTAGGGTTTTCACTGCTCGTTTTCTTCAGTAGTTTGGCCGGAAGAGGGATTATAGATTAAAGGTGGACCTCTTCAAACTTTTGGAACACAAAAGTCATGTCGACCTGCAGCATCTGGAACAGCCATTCCTCTTAGAGGAAATCAAGGAGGCAGTTTTTGACTTAGGAGGGGATAAAGCCCCGGGCCCTGATGGCTTTCCCATGCAATTTTTCAAGATCTTCTGGGAAACTATTTAGTTAGACCTACTGAGGTTGTGTGAGGATTTCTATTTTGGTAGGGCCAACTTAGAACATATCAACTGGGCTAATATTGTCCTCATTCCTAAGATTGATGCCCCAGAGTCGCCGGGGGACTACCGACCCATTAGTCTTATAAATTCCTCACTAAAAATCTTATCGAAACTGCTGGCTAACCATCTTAGCAAAGTGATGAAGGATCTTGTCGATCCTGATCAATCTGCATTCTTAAAAAGGCGATGCATCCTGGATAATATTGCCACTGCTGAAGAGTTGCTCTTCAGTATTCATAAGCGAAGATTATCGGGGCATATCTTGAAGGTTGATTTTGCCAAGGCTTTTGATCTGGTTGATTGAGACTTCCTCTTTGATCTTCTGATTGCTAGGGGATTTGGTGGCAGATGGATTGGTTGGATTTAGAAGATATGATTCTGCTCTCTTCTAAGGCAAACATGCTGGTGAACGGGTCTCCTAATGGCTACATTCGATATTGGCGTGGATTGCGACAAGGGGACCCGCTTTCCCCTTTGCTGTTTGTCTTAGTCACGGATGTGTTAAGCGCTATGTTCGCTCATGTGCTGAGGTCTAAAGTGTTGGTCCGTGTCTCATTGGGAGATTATTGGAGCAAGTGCAACCTACACTACGCGGACGACTTACTAGTGTTCACTACGGGAGGTATTAAGGACCTTAGGATCACTAAGCTGATCTTGCTTCTATTTGAAGGCATGTCAGGTTTGGCAACAAATTTTGATAAGACCTGTCTTTTCTCAAGTGTGATGGGTACTCTCCCAGAGGATCGGGTAGCAAAAACTCTTAACTGCGGTGTGGGGTTGCTGCCTGTCACTTATCTGGGGATTCTAATATCTAGGAGAAGACACCGGCGTCAGGATTGGGAAGGGCTTATTCTTAAAGTTAGAAGGCGTCTCTCCTCCTGGAATGTTCAACATTTGTCACTTGGTGGTCGACTTACCTTGGTGAACTTGGTTTTCTTTGCCCTCCCTACTTACTGGATGTCTATTTTCTGTTTACCGAGTTGGGTCATCAAGAAAATTGACCGGATCAGgagagattttctttggtcGGGCCCTGACATTGCTAACCCGGGGTGTCGACTAGTTAGTTGGAAGAATATTTGTCATTCTCGGGAGCAGGGGGTTGGGGAATTTTGGACTTGCATAACTTCAGTCAAGCTCTCTTgggtaaatggtggtggaagtttgttACTGATGCCAATTAGTGTGGTGCGCGGGTCATCAAATTTAATTACGGTTTTTCGCATTGGAATTTATTTTCTAATCCGTCTGGCcgtatctcctatttttggaaagGGGCATCTTGTTGCTTGCCGGCGTTTAGAGGACGTATTTCACAGGTTCTTAACGTGGGTGAGGAGACGTTGGTTACAAATGATGGGATGGCGGAGGGCTCGTATAGATGGATGCTCACAGGAAATGGTTTATTTTCTGTGAAATCTTTCTATAATTTTCTAAACGATGGTGGGTGGCGATGTCCGATAGCGAAATTCTTCTGGCGCAACATTTGCCCTCGGAAAAATCAACCTATTCAATTGGCTGGTGTGGAAAAATAGGATTCTCTCTCTTGAGAATTTGGCAAATAGGAGATGCAACAAGCTCCCAACGGCAACCTGTGTCCTATGTCATTCTGCTATGGAAACAGTTGATCATCTTTTTCTACAGTGTCCATTCGTTTTACACCTTTGGGATTATTTTGTTAATCTTCTCCAGTTGCCTGAGCTGCCTTCCACCATGGGCATCATGTGGGATTCGTGGCGGGCGTCGTTGCGTCCTGCAATTAGGATTTTGGGGGAATTAGTCATAAAAGCGCTTGTGTGGAATGTTTGGCTTGCTaggaatgattgtatttttaacgCCAATTTATTGCCTGCCCATGTGATTATTCTGAAAATTGATCACATGATACTCTTCTGGTTCTCATCTTTTTCAGCGGGCAACAAAGAGAAGTTGGAAGACTCCATGAAGACCATTCGCAGAAGCCTTGAGTTTCTGGGACCTCATGTTGTGAATCCGGAGGTGGTTACAACAGCTGAGGAGTCCCCATATCTGAGCACGAGCTAGTATTCTCTAGAGGAGTTGGAGGGAGCTTTATTCCCTCAGCTGGTTTGGGTTGCTGTTTTGTTTTGGCTTTGTattaccacatctagtggtttTATCTATCTTGtatctttttatctttaatgaatgtggtttatctactttttttttttttaaaaaaaaaaattatttgtttacttAAAAAAAGTCATTAACTCAAATATTTTGCTGCAAGATGTgcaattatatttaattcacCCACTCTTCATGTAAAGCAGAGGAAGGCTTGAGAAGTCACTTCTTTGATGATTCTGAACCTTAGGTAGTTAGTTTATTAAATTCATATTCTTGGTCATTTGCATTAGTTTGAGGATTTGAGTGGGAGTATTTGAttaaagtattatttaaaaAGGGTATAGTTCTAAAAGCTCCAAATCAAGTCTGAATGCAAAAAGGTTTGAAGTGTGGGCTAAGGTTATTAGAAAAAAGTACAGTgtgaactttttaaaaattggaaGAATTTATGTATCCTCACTCAAgattttatatacaaatattttttttgaaaaataaaaaattcataattcattaaaaagaaCATAAGTCAAATTTTACAAGTAAAGGATATTTATATTAGTTGTACAAAATTctggtatatttttttttctattttaaaaagtaattattaagttttttttatgcatttattcCTAAGACTATTTTAACTATTCTAGATTTTCATcattcctcttttagaattttatCCATTATTTCAAAActgtattaattttaataatttgacgGAGCCAGCTTCTTGGAAAGTGTTTTTTTGGTAAAGGAAtgtgaattttttaattgtatatgtTTGTAATGTGATTTTTAAACTTATCGTTTCCAAACACAAATGAGTGAATGAGATTGATGTGTTTGAAGAGTGGTCCAAGAGGATGCATTgttgttctgatttttttagataaatcacaatctattaaagaaaagagaaataaagactgactctatttttttttttttacatgatttaataaaaaataatttttttttggatagaATTGAATACTCCGGGAATGAAAATTCAAAGTCTTTGGTGACATTGACATAAAACCATATATTAAAAGACTTCTAAATAGCACATGCCTTGACTAAGCAAACTGATGGAGAACTTCCTAGTACACCGCACATAGAATACCATTATATGCCATTCacaatttaaaaacttttgtaaattttcaattttcttctgTCTGTGgaatagagattttttttttttattttaatacaatttcaatacaattatctttttttttttttataaagaaaaacatattagctgtttttttaatatttgttttctcaaaaatttcaaaatttagtaAATAGATTAAAAAGGCATtagattatttgattttaaattatactattagaaaataaaccatttataaattgtttatttgtgttgtttgttCGTTGTTCGTTGTTccaatttttctaataaatttatgatttatccatcttatttaaaaaaaattataaattatttaaaaatctaatagaAATAGTTCATGCTAAAAAATTGTTCCTCTTTTCCCACTATTGGTGCTGTGTTCTGTGCAATTTGTATTACaactattttatttgattttatttattacattagcgactcatatattttattttttaaataaatttagagatccatctccaaaaaaaaaaaaaattaatataaatgtgAAATAACATTGAGAATCATGTCACCACTGTAATAACAGTAAGgggtaattttcttggttgagtACTAATCTTTGGTCATATATCAATTTGAGCACTAACATTCAAAACGTATCAAAGTGAGCactaacatttaatttggttacacTTGTGAGGTTGTTGGGGTTTTCTGGTGAGAATTCAGTCATGTGGATACCAGACTCTACCTCATCTTCACTCGTGAATGCTGCCACATCAACAAGTAGGGGcgaaaaggggaaaaagatgATCAGAACAGAGGATGAAGAGGCTGATGTGGCAGCTGACATGGAGGAGAAGTGCACATCTGGAGAAATTACTGATGTGGCATCCTCCGGGGGTGAAGATGATGTGAAGTCCGACGTCCACGTCACTGAATTCTCTCTGGAAAACACCAACAATCTAACCAAtataaccaaattaaatgttaatgctcattttgatacgttttgaatgttggtgctcaaattgaaatataaccaaaggttagtgctcaaccaagaaaattacccTAACAGTAAGACTATTAATTCACATGTAATAGAtcaaaaatttgacttttccccATATTATAATTGAGacgaaataataaaaaatgtgcATAGGTGTacttatccatttttttttaaaaaaataaaaataaaccgcAGCTATATTAAGATAAAGAACAGTACAACCTACTCAACCCAAAAAagtagagaaaataaaataagtcaaAACATAAAACCAAACCACAAGGAGTGATCACAAGAACAACACAGTAGATACAACAATGACAAAAAGAGGAAACACAGCTCCTCGAAAACAAACACTGGAAGCCCCTACTCCCTATTCTGATCATGCAACTCCTCTGTTGCCGATGTCATCAGTGGCTCCTTGACACAAGGTCCCAAAAACTCCAAGCTGCGACAGATGCAAGACATGGAATCCGCAAACTTCGTCTGTCCACTAACCGCAGCTTCCACAGTGTCCCATATTattaggaagaaaaaaaaatcattaaaaatcatatgtattcaatttcataaaataaaataaaatttatgatttatccattttaataaaaattttgctaatataaatataaaggaATATGTACATCTGGGACTGCCATAAATATCTGTTTTTTAGGTGCCCTATGGCGAGGGATATCTGGGACCGCCTTGCTCGCCTTTTCTTTTTCCCACGTATTCCCTCATCCTGTTCGGACCTTTGGGGTGCCTGGTACCGCGAGCTTAACCCTCGGCTCACCTTGTCATGTTCTTTGATTGCTAGAGTGTTCTTGTGGCAAatttggcttgctagaaataACTGTATCTTCAACTCAGTTTTTATTCCTATGCATGCTCTGTTTATGAAAATTTGTCATATGTACATCTCTTGGATTCCAGTGGTCTCTGCTAGGGAATTGCACAAGCTTGAGGAGTCTATTGCTGCGGTCCAGCGCTGCATCCAGTTCTCAGGCCTTCCTCGCGAGGAGTTGGCGCCCGATAGGCACGAGGAGCTCTCTGGCTAGTGTTCCTCTGTGGCTCTGAGTCTTGGTGGAGTCCCTCCCTCCTCCCTTCTGTGTCTCAGGGCGTCCTTTCTGTCCTTGTCGGACTGTCTTATCTTGTCTGTCTGTGTCCTTTTGCTTCCACTTTTAGTGGATGGTCTGTTTACCTTTTGTACTTTGTATTTGCTCTCTTTGTTAAtgcatttgtggtttatccactttatcaataaaaaatatatatatatatatatatatataaaggaataTAAAGGAATAGGAGAGATCACTTGTTCAAATTTTTTAGTTCAGATTTCACATCAAAGTCACaataatttgtataataataatttttgcaaCATGCCAAGTCCTTCCCGCGGGATATGAACAGCTCGCAGCGGTTAACCGCTTGCACTTAAATGTCTATGGACTGTTGCACATCATGTGCTCGATAAAAAGCTTCAAAGAGAGGAAATCACTTCTTCAAGTCTTGGGAGTAGTTGTGCTCTTGATTAGTAGCCACTGGGTCCTCTCTGCAATACATGGTatgtcttctctctttctctctttctctctttctctctttctctcatgcATAGTTTAATCTGCCATGAATTTATTGTTGGTGAATTCTGTGAAGTTGTTTTGGTTTAGTTTAGATTGCTCCTTTTCCTCTTAGCATTGAATGGATTCTATGGAgcttgctttgattttgattttgccTTTGCTGTGTTTGTAATTTAACTAATTCTAAGAAGGAAGTGTATATGCTATCATTTGTGTTGATCTGGTTGGCTTACTTGGTTTGCAATAATATAGAATTGCCAAGCTATATACTCCATAGATTGTTGTCTCATTCTTGGgctctgattttctttttgcaatttttttttttttttataattcttccATTATGTTATACTTGGGACATCCATTTAGGGACTTGTTGTAGCTCTTGCTTGAGAAATCCTATTGTGTTGTAACTAAACAAGCTTTGAGGGTAGATACAGTTTGTAGTTCTCTGCAAAAGAAACTGTACTTGGAGAAATTAGCAGTCACTGGAAGCATAGGTTTGTCTTCTCAAttttaaattagggaatagTGCGAGCGAGAAAGTCCACTGATTTTACAAGCAAATGAATAATATAGTGAGTAAGCACTGGTGCAGTGTCATGATACACTGCAGATGCTATGTAGTTAGTAAACTGTTTTTGTCTAATCAAATCAGTTGTAAAgcaatatgaatatatatatatatatatatatatataggtctaGGTATCGATCTCCATAGGGATTGAAACTAGAGGATTCCGCGTCTACTATCAAACATAGTCTCAATTTCTTATGCTCCTCGTCCAGCTTGGATGAGTCTACAACTGTGGAATCGACTGAAGATACCTCATTTTCATTATGCTTATGCTGCCATGGACGGATGATCCGTTTAGGAGATTGTTTCCTGGGAGTCCTTTTTTTTTGGTCCCTCCCTCTTTTCTTTCTATCCAGTCATTCCTAATGATTAAGGGCGGTCtcttccttttgttttctttgtctaTTTCATATCAACTCTTTATATTCTCTCTTAGTTTGCTCTTGTAAGTATTCCTTTATCACATGGTGTTTCCACCTTCAAccgaaaaaaacaaaagtatcaTTCTCCATGAGCATGCTATTCCTCAAGTCCAAGTTTCTTTTCATCCATAAATCTCAAAATGAGATAATGGTGACCTGAAATTCCAAGAAATTGTCGTGGGATTGAAGTGCACCAGACACCTGTTGtctttgtttctttgtcttGATGTGCTCAATTCTAACTTGTACAAGTTTCCTGCTTGACTGGCTTAATATTGTCTGCTTGGGACCCTGCTGACTTGTCTACGGAGAACCATAGTCACAAGCATCCTCAATTCGGTAGGCAAATTTATATAAAGACTTGGGAAATCTCTTCCAAAAACAATTGGAAAACTTTACTCTGAAACTTCCACTGTTTGTTGTTCTATTCAAGCTTATTGACTATGCAAATTAATAAAGTTTTAATGGGTTCGAGAGTGACACCTTTCCCTCATGATATTTGTTACCAATAGTATTTTCTCATAGCTCCAGACTGAGGTCTCTCACCTTGGAAACAAAGAGTTTTGCCAACTCTTTAATGTTGTTACCCACTGAATTTTCAAGGTGGTTGTCTTTAATATCTATATCTAGTTATTTAATTGATTCCCCTATTCATATTCTAAAACTTAAACCCAAAAAAGCTGGTGAAGTTTTGAACTTGAAACAGATTTTAGACTATACTCTTGGCCGTCAATCCTCTCTGAAGCACTGGTTCTTCTTCATATCATTTTAGCAGATTGCCTTCAAGATGAGTACATGCTCTCATGCTGATCTATCCATTTGATTAATTTCAGCCATTAACCATAAAGCTTCGAAGAAGTTAACGAACAATGTCAGAGAGTCTGACAAACTTTTGCAAGATGCCTCTGAAAATTTTCTTCTGGGCTTTCCTTTTGAAACTCGCACTCTCGGCAAGTGATCATTTTACTTACAATGGTTTCAAGGGTGTGAACCTAAGCCTGGATGGTTTGGCAGGAATCACATCTGAAGGTTTACTGAGGCTGACCAATTCTACCATGCATGAACAAGGCCACGCTTTCTTTCCTGTTCCACTGAGGTTCAAAAGATCTCCAGCAAACAATGTTATTTCTTTCTCTACCACATTTGTCTTCGCCATTTTCCCTGAGCACCCAATGCTTGGTAGTGCTggttttacttttgttctctcaCCTTCCAAAGACTTGACCAAAGCTTCGCCAAATTATTTCCTTGGCCTCGTCAACCCGACGAACAACGGAAATGCATCCAATCATATCTTGGCTGTTGAGTTTGACACTTGGTATAGCCCTGAAGCAAAAGATATTAACAACAATCATGTTGGAATTGACATCAATAGTTTTATATCTAACCAGTCAACATCTGCTGGTTTTACATCTGATTATGATGGCAAATTTCAGAACCTGATTCTTTTGAGTGGTAAGGCTATGCAAGTATGGATagaatatgatgaaataaaTATGCAGTTTAATGTAACTTTAGCTCCTCTCTGGACACCTAAACCCAAGATTGCCCTCCTGTCTTCAACCATAAATCTGTCTGGCATTATTTTGGACAATATGTATGTGGGTTTCACTGCTGCAGTTGGAACTAGTTATTCATACCATTACATTCTTGGTTGGAGTTTTAAGATTGATGGTAAAGCTCCAGAGCTTAATCTATCGAACCTCCCCCCACTTCCTCAAACTTCAACATCATTTAAAAAGAATCAGAAGATTCTGTCACTATGGCTGCCCCTGGCCCTTTCAGTGTTTGTTCTAATAACTGCTGCTGCTGTCCTAGTTACAGcagcaaagaagaaaaaattctCGGAGTTACATGAAGACTGGGAGCTAGATTTTGAATCCTACCGGTTCCCTTATAAACAACTATACACGGCAACTAGAGGTTTCAAGGATGAGTATCTTCTCGGAATTGGAGGCTTTGGTAGGGTCTATAGGGGAGTCCTACCAGCTTCTAAAGTGGAAGTTGCAGTTAAGAGAGTCTCTCATGAATCCAAGCAAGGAATGAGGGAGTTTGTGGCAGAGATTGTGAGCCTGGGTAAGCTCCGGCACAAGAACTTGGTTCAGCTCTTAGGGTACTGCAGGCGCAAAGGAGAGCTTCTTTTAGTGTATGAGTACATGCCAAACGGGAGCCTTGAGAAATTTCTATTCAGTGAAACCAAGCAAACTCTTGATTGGAGTCTGAGACTTCAGATAATCAAGGGTGTGGCATATGGTCTTCAGTATTTACATGAAGGTTGGGACCAAGTTGTGATCCATAGGGACATTAAGGCCAGCAATGTGTTGCTGGATGGTGATATGAATGGAAGGCTAGGTGATTTTGGACTTGCTAGATTGTATGATCATGGTATGGCTCCTCAGACCACCAATGTGGTAGGAACTCTGGGTTTTCTGGCACCTGAGCTTGCTAGAGCTTGCAAGGTTACAACCAGCAGTGATGTGTTTGCCTTTGGAGCTTTCCTACTTGAGGTTGTCTGTGGGAGGAGAGCCATAGAGCCAAATAAACAAGAGATGGAACAAGTTTTAGTGGACTGGGTGTTTACAAATTGGAAAATGGGAACCTTATATGAGACAAAGGACCCAAGGTTGGGAAAGGACTATGCGTTGGAAGAGTTAGATTTGATTTTGAAACTTGGATTGTTTTGTTCACATCCCTTGCCTTCCGCCAGACCAAGTATGAGACAAGTTACACAGATTCTAAATGGCGATGCACTTCTTCCACCACTACTTCCTTATCAATGTcattttagtgatattgattcaGAGGTGAATAAAGGAGCTTCTAGTTTTGTGGCCATTGACAGAACCACACTGAAGCACTTTACGTATTGAATTAACACTTTGTTTCACATTGTTTGTTAAGAAAGAACCTCTattttcttcaatatatatCAGTCTTTCCAGTTTGTTCCTAAATTCATGTTTAACTAGTTTGAAATCTGTATAATTGTAACTTGTAAGTTTCAATAAATTTCATTCTCGTTTGTTTGAATGATGTTAGTTGTGATTTATCTTAAAATGTCATTTTCGcgccttgcttcttcatgcAGTAGTTTCTAGAATAAGGGAGGCTAGTCACTTTTCTAAGGCCTCAACTATTCCATCTTACTGACAATCAAATATGTGCAGCTTCATCCTTCTCAGAGAACCAACAAAAGTTATCTTCAACACAGATGTCTTATTAATAGCCTGTAGGTGAGTTTTGCAGTGGTTATCAT encodes:
- the LOC120274592 gene encoding L-type lectin-domain containing receptor kinase SIT2-like isoform X2 gives rise to the protein MSESLTNFCKMPLKIFFWAFLLKLALSASDHFTYNGFKGVNLSLDGLAGITSEGLLRLTNSTMHEQGHAFFPVPLRFKRSPANNVISFSTTFVFAIFPEHPMLGSAGFTFVLSPSKDLTKASPNYFLGLVNPTNNGNASNHILAVEFDTWYSPEAKDINNNHVGIDINSFISNQSTSAGFTSDYDGKFQNLILLSGKAMQVWIEYDEINMQFNVTLAPLWTPKPKIALLSSTINLSGIILDNMYVGFTAAVGTSYSYHYILGWSFKIDGKAPELNLSNLPPLPQTSTSFKKNQKILSLWLPLALSVFVLITAAAVLVTAAKKKKFSELHEDWELDFESYRFPYKQLYTATRGFKDEYLLGIGGFGRVYRGVLPASKVEVAVKRVSHESKQGMREFVAEIVSLGKLRHKNLVQLLGYCRRKGELLLVYEYMPNGSLEKFLFSETKQTLDWSLRLQIIKGVAYGLQYLHEGWDQVVIHRDIKASNVLLDGDMNGRLGDFGLARLYDHGMAPQTTNVVGTLGFLAPELARACKVTTSSDVFAFGAFLLEVVCGRRAIEPNKQEMEQVLVDWVFTNWKMGTLYETKDPRLGKDYALEELDLILKLGLFCSHPLPSARPSMRQVTQILNGDALLPPLLPYQCHFSDIDSEVNKGASSFVAIDRTTLKHFTY